In Paraburkholderia youngii, the genomic stretch CCGCTCGATGACGAGCTGGGAAGTTGCGCGAGTCAGGCCCGCTCGCGATTGACGAAGCGGGAAGCGCAGCAGAATCACGTGCGCGCGGGCCGTCCGGTCCGCGCGTCGAAAGTCGCGTTGTCTCATATGTGCCCCAGCAACTTCCACCAAAGCGGCCCAACCACCAGCCAGGCGACCATGTAAAACAGGCTCATCAGAAAGCCCGCCTTCCACCATTCACCCTGGGTCACGTAGCCCGCGCCGAACATCACCGGACCGGAGCCGATGCCATATTGCGTCAGGCAACCGTTCACATTGCTGAGAATGCCGAGCGAGACCGCGGCGACGAAGGGCGGGACGCCGGCGGCGACCATCAGCGCCATCGAAAGTGGAAACAGCGCGCTGATATGCGCGGTGGCGCTGGCGAAAAAGTAGTGAATGTAAACATAGATCGCCGCCACCAGCATATAGACGGCCAGCATCGGAAAGCCCGCGAGATGCGCGCCGAATTCCTTGCCGAACCAGGCCACCATGCCATATTCGTTGAGCTTGGAGGCCAGCATGATGAGCAGGCCGATCCAGATCATCGTGTCCCAGGCGGACTTCTCGTTCAGCGCGTCCTGCCAGGTCAGCACGCCGCTGATGAACAGCAACGACACGCCGATTGCCGCCGCGAGTGTCGCGCCGATGCCGAGATCGTCGCCAAACACCCACAGCACCAGCAAGCCGACGAAGATGCACGCCATGATGATTTCTTTGACCGAGATGGAGCCCATCGTCGCGAGCTCCCGTTGCGCGAGGTCGGTCGCATCGGGGGTGCGTCTGACATGCGGCGGGGCGATCCACAGCATCGCGATCGGAATCACGGCGAGGCACAGCAGACCGGGGATGGACGCCGCCAGCGCCCAGTCGAGCCAGCTGATCGACACGCCTTGGTCCGCGGCCAGCTTGACCGCCAGCGGGTTGCCCGCCATGGCCGTGATGAACATACCCGCCGTGATGATGTTCGCGTGAAAGGCGCAGAGGATCAGATAGCGTCCCACCTTCGCGCGTGACTCCGGATCGTCGGCGTGGCTGCCTAGCACTTCGGAAATCGCTCGCGTGATAGGCAACATCACGCCGCCCGCGCGCGCGGTGATGCTCGGCATCGCGGGGGAGATCACGAGTTCGGTCAGCACGAGCCCGTAGCCGAGCCCCGTCGTGCGCTTTCCCAGCAATCGCATGAACAGGAGCGCGATCCGGCGGCCAAGGCCGGTCTTGATCACGCCGCGTGAAATGAAAAACGCGAGCATCACGAGCCAGACGAGGTCGGTGCCGGTGGATCGGGTGACGTCGGCGAACGTCAGGACGCCGACCAGCACGCCGATGGTCGAGCCGATGATGGCAACCACCGACATCGGCAGCGGGGCGGTCATGATGCCCGCAATGGTCGCGACGAACACGGCGAACATATGCCAAGCCTTCGGCTGCAGGCCGGCGGGCGCGGGCAGAAACCACAGCACGAGGCCGACCGCGACCGGCACCAGATATTTCCAGATGCCCGCCGGCAGTCCGACCGAGGGCTTCGGCGTGGCGGGCGGGGAGCTGGTGGGCTGTGAAACCTTGGCAGGTGTGGGAGCCATGATGGACCTCGTGCCGGCGTTGCTGGGTCTTTTCGGAGTGCGCGAGAAAGCGTCACCGCTCGTGAAGCACGCTTTGCGTCGCCTCCTTGACGATGCGCGCGCTGCCCAGCAAGGCCTCGCGCTCGATAGGGTCAAGTTCAGGATAGGCGATCAGGCGCGCGCCCGCGCCATTGACGACCATCGGCAGCGACACGCACACGTCCGGTACGCCTTCCACTTCGGGCTGGACGATGCCGACCGTCAGGATCAGATCCATGTCGTGCACGATGGCCTCGCAGATCCTGCCTATCGCGCTGGCGATGCCGTAATGGGTGGCGCCTTTGCCTTCCTTGATGAGCTTGGCCGCCTCGTGAACGGAGCGCAGGATCAGATCCCTGCTGGCGGGGCCCAGCTCCTTGCCGTTCCTCGTCAGGAAGGTTTCGAGGGGCATGCCGCAGACGGTCGCGGCGGACCACTGGATCACCGCCGATTCGCCATGCTCGCCGAGCACATAGGCGTGAATCGCGGAGGCCACCACGCCGAGCCGTTCGGACAGCAGGGAGCGCAGCCGCCCGGTGTCGAGCGAGGTGCCGGTGCTGATGACGCGCTCGCGCTCGCCACGCAGCTGGTCGTACACGGCGCCGGTCAGAACGTCGCACGGGTTGGTTGCGATCAGGTAGATGGCCTCGGGCGCGAGCGGTGCAATGCGCCCGACGATTTCGGTCGCGATCTCCGCATTGGTTCTGGCGAGGTGCAGGCGCGTCTCACCGGGTTTTACCCCGGCGCCGGCCGTGATCACGACGATGTCGGCGTCGCGCGCGTCTTCGTAGTCCCCTGCGCGGAACCGGCTGTGCCCCCAGAATGCCGCTGCATGGGCGAGATCCAGAGCCTGCCCTTCAGCGCGCACCCGCGCGACGTCGATGATGACGACTTTCGCGCTCGGAATGGCCA encodes the following:
- a CDS encoding DASS family sodium-coupled anion symporter → MAPTPAKVSQPTSSPPATPKPSVGLPAGIWKYLVPVAVGLVLWFLPAPAGLQPKAWHMFAVFVATIAGIMTAPLPMSVVAIIGSTIGVLVGVLTFADVTRSTGTDLVWLVMLAFFISRGVIKTGLGRRIALLFMRLLGKRTTGLGYGLVLTELVISPAMPSITARAGGVMLPITRAISEVLGSHADDPESRAKVGRYLILCAFHANIITAGMFITAMAGNPLAVKLAADQGVSISWLDWALAASIPGLLCLAVIPIAMLWIAPPHVRRTPDATDLAQRELATMGSISVKEIIMACIFVGLLVLWVFGDDLGIGATLAAAIGVSLLFISGVLTWQDALNEKSAWDTMIWIGLLIMLASKLNEYGMVAWFGKEFGAHLAGFPMLAVYMLVAAIYVYIHYFFASATAHISALFPLSMALMVAAGVPPFVAAVSLGILSNVNGCLTQYGIGSGPVMFGAGYVTQGEWWKAGFLMSLFYMVAWLVVGPLWWKLLGHI
- a CDS encoding lactate/malate family dehydrogenase: MRQAKIVIVGAGLVGGSAALFVALAIPSAKVVIIDVARVRAEGQALDLAHAAAFWGHSRFRAGDYEDARDADIVVITAGAGVKPGETRLHLARTNAEIATEIVGRIAPLAPEAIYLIATNPCDVLTGAVYDQLRGERERVISTGTSLDTGRLRSLLSERLGVVASAIHAYVLGEHGESAVIQWSAATVCGMPLETFLTRNGKELGPASRDLILRSVHEAAKLIKEGKGATHYGIASAIGRICEAIVHDMDLILTVGIVQPEVEGVPDVCVSLPMVVNGAGARLIAYPELDPIEREALLGSARIVKEATQSVLHER